CCGTGCAAAAAGGTTTTTGCATCAAAGTAGAGGGCGCGGTTAAGGTTGTGCTCTCTCCTCTCCCCGCCCCCGGGCGCCTCACCGGCTCCCTTGAGAACCTGCCGGTAGGCATCGAAGGATGAGTAATCCCCTATGCGCTTTCTTGCGCTCTCCGTGAAGAAGGCATCATGTTCCGCTTCAGGTATGAGCCTCTGCCAGTACTCATAGTAAATCCTGTCAAAATGATCGTCACTCTCGCATTCCAGAATTTTTTCATAGCGCCAGGGATAGCCGGCGAAGAGCTCATCGCCCCCGGCGCCTGAGAGGACCACTTTGACAAACTTTGAGGCAAGCCTTGCTATGTAATAATTCTGGTAGCACATGCCCACGCGGAGGTCCTCTATATGCCAGATAAGCCTGGGAAGGGCCCATGCCATGTCGCCGGCATGGAGCACCATCTCATAGTGCTCCGTGAGGAACGTCGAGGAGAGAAGCTCGGCATGCTCCCGCTCGTCAAAAACAAGCTCGATGCCGCTCACCGACGAGAGATCATAGCCGCCGGTAAAAGTCATCAGACGCGGAAGGTTCTTGCTTGCCACGGCGACGATGGACCCCGAGTCCATGCCTCCTGACAGGTAGCTTCCCAGGGGCACGTCGCTCATGAGCTGACGGATCACGGACTGCTCGAAGAGAAACTGGAGCTTTTCGATGTACTCTCTCTCGTCCATGATGAGGGGATTCGGGGCAAAAAGGCGCTCGTAGCCCCAGTATGAGTGCATGGAAAAGCTCTCCGCCCCCCCTTTCTCGTCAAGGGTGATATAATGGCCGGCGGGGAGCAGTCTTATTCCACCAAAGAGTGTCCGGTCAGAATAGACGTTCTGAAAGGTGAAATATTCCTTGAGAGCCTGGTAATCAACATCCTTGGCATACTCGGGATGGAGCAGGATTGCCTTGATTTCGGAAGAGAAGACAAACTTGTTCTTCACGAAGGCATAGTAGAGGGGCTTGATGCCGTAGCGGTCGCGGGCAAGAATGATCCGGCGGCGCGCTTTGTCCCAGAGAGCGAAGGCGAACATGCCGTTGAATTTTTTCAGCGCCTCGAGGCCCCACTCCTCATAGCTGTGGATCACCGTCTCCGAATCAGTGTGGGAGTGAAAGCGGTGGCCCCTTGAGGTAAGCTCCGTGCGAAGCTCCTGGTAGTTGTAGATCTCTCCGTTATAGACCATCACCACCGTGGCATCCTCATTGGCCATGGGCTGATGGGCCGCAGGAGAGAGGTCTATGATGGAGAGACGCCTGTGGGCAAAGGCAAGGTTTTCATCGATGTAATATCCCTGGTCATCGGGCCCGCGGTGGGTGATGACTCCCGACATCTCCTTGATGAGAGCCGACGATACGGGATCCTTGTTGAGACTGAGCACACCTGCTATTCCGCACATAACATATCACGCTTTCTTTTATTTTCTGTGAATGCCCTGAGTATCACCCGGGGGCCTCAATAGCGGTAGCCGGAAAGCTCCCGGTAAAGACAGTCCATTTTCGCTCCCACTGCCTTCAGTGAATGGACTTTCTCCACATAGGAGCGTCCCTTCTCACCGAGTTCCTCTCTCAGGAGAGGATTCTCGATAAGGACACGAAGTGCCTCCTTGAGCGAATCAGGATTTGCACTCACGATGGGGCACTCCGCTTCTCCGGGGAGATAGAGGGAGGGCTTCCTGATGAAGGCGATCACCGGCTTCCCCAGCGCCATTGACTCAACGGCGAAATACCCGTACCACCCGATGAGAAACTGTTCAGCGACGATATGGGCCTTTTTGTAGAGCTCCAGGGCTTCCCTGTTGCTCACCTTCTGCACCAGCAGAAGCTCAATCGGCGCGCCCTCCCTCTTCAGCTCTTCAATCACCTTGAGAAGGTGCTCAGTGCCTTTATACTCTGGATGATTCGGCGCGTGAAGCACCAGGAGAGGCCCTTCACTCGCGGGCTGCCCGACATAAGGGACCTTCTCAGTATCTATGGCCCAGAAGTATATGCCGGTGACCGTGGCAGGCACATATTCCCTCATGTCTCCCATGGCAAGCATTGCGTGGGCATAGCGCCTCACGTGGGCAATATTCCGGGATGCTTTCTCATCGTCGCAGATACAGGCCTTTCCCGGCGCCTTGCAGTGCATACAGCCGTTATAAGGTCCCAATGCAAGGGTACGCGATCTCACCCGCACGTCAGAGCCGTAAGTGGAGACTATGACAATCTTTCCTGCGGCGCAAAGAAGGGGCAGCTCCCAGCACCTGAGCCATGTTCTTCCCAGGAATCCCCCGTCAAAATAGAACTGAAAGATATCATAGGAAAGACACGCCCAGAGAAATACCGCCAGAGGCACCACGAGGGGCCCCATACGGCGGCCGATAGAGCGCTCCATGCTCCAGGTGAAGTCGCTGGTAATATAGTAAGTCTCATAGACAAGAGTATCGCTCTTATAGCCAAAAAGTCTGTCAGCTGCGGCGTTTGTGGCGATATTGATGATGGGCGTGGGGCCCCAGAGTATCCGGGGACGTCTCCTGAAAAGCCTCCTCAAGAGGCGGGAAAGATGGAACAAGGGGAGACCCAGCAGAAAAAGAGCAAAAAAAAGCCCATGAACGGCCCCATGAAAGATGAGCTTCACCATCTGCCTCAGACTCTTCATCGCTTCCTGCCACGTGAAATGAAAGAGCAGTGTATTCGAGAGTTCACTGCCGATTACCTCTTCCGGGAGAGAAAGGCCGCAGGGGGAGAGAGCTTCAGGGCAGGGGATGCCGCTCTTGCAGGAAGTTAAGGAAGAGGGTGGTATTTATGACAGGTATATCTCAGTGAATAGCAAGGATTATTATGTGCGGAATCGTGGGAATCGTGGGGCCATCGAAAGAGGAAGAGCGGCAGAAAGCCCTCTCGCTCATTGCCCACCG
This Candidatus Eremiobacterota bacterium DNA region includes the following protein-coding sequences:
- the asnB gene encoding asparagine synthase (glutamine-hydrolyzing); the encoded protein is MCGIAGVLSLNKDPVSSALIKEMSGVITHRGPDDQGYYIDENLAFAHRRLSIIDLSPAAHQPMANEDATVVMVYNGEIYNYQELRTELTSRGHRFHSHTDSETVIHSYEEWGLEALKKFNGMFAFALWDKARRRIILARDRYGIKPLYYAFVKNKFVFSSEIKAILLHPEYAKDVDYQALKEYFTFQNVYSDRTLFGGIRLLPAGHYITLDEKGGAESFSMHSYWGYERLFAPNPLIMDEREYIEKLQFLFEQSVIRQLMSDVPLGSYLSGGMDSGSIVAVASKNLPRLMTFTGGYDLSSVSGIELVFDEREHAELLSSTFLTEHYEMVLHAGDMAWALPRLIWHIEDLRVGMCYQNYYIARLASKFVKVVLSGAGGDELFAGYPWRYEKILECESDDHFDRIYYEYWQRLIPEAEHDAFFTESARKRIGDYSSFDAYRQVLKGAGEAPGGGERREHNLNRALYFDAKTFLHGLFVIEDKVSMAHSLETRVPFLDNDLVDFALSMPSRHKLLMTSSKGDEVVRDTGNEVILQSNKGKYILREAMRKLTPVSILNLKKQGFSPPDGSWYRGESMNYVRQILLDRRTLTRGFFEPSSIERIVDEHTRGLHNHRLIIWSLLSFEWWNRLFMDGDREDIKSGRKSS